A stretch of the Aspergillus puulaauensis MK2 DNA, chromosome 6, nearly complete sequence genome encodes the following:
- a CDS encoding putative C6 transcription factor (COG:S;~EggNog:ENOG410Q21K;~InterPro:IPR036864,IPR001138;~PFAM:PF00172;~go_function: GO:0000981 - DNA-binding transcription factor activity, RNA polymerase II-specific [Evidence IEA];~go_function: GO:0008270 - zinc ion binding [Evidence IEA];~go_process: GO:0006355 - regulation of transcription, DNA-templated [Evidence IEA]), translating into MVNYGVSRACETCRKRRKKCDEGRPVCRRCIKAGQDCLGYRSHDDLRFRHYTAPMTVPVQSSSPPAREISIIEDPVGFFLDQYVICSADARVSRGFLGGLPSLLAKVHHPSPNLVQAVEIVAWATIGNRLDRPDLLMNAREQYVSILDSFQTLLQCCQMGEPTVEALVIAILLGLYEIVSSGEPLPGQHKHVAHVRGVCALLLNPNSPFDLLSSTQLFQVANPLLIKRTLQDDDSPGVLCAPAPNNTVRNLDSILIKCHPLFERADTQLQNPETTLHELQGTLDDALAIDVAFSHWSTNQDTSWKPNIVGHITQKNAESSSCPFARAGVVHSYFDIYVAAVMNTYRKTYLMLLDTLIRLTSRIKGSVQTDAVTRWERQAHILINDIIASIPYHLTDNVHDYERTIWWSNGSPRIGRAVGGLLLLHPIFVLATCSIVPSPIHTYVTKCLAWIGKTMGIGQATLMSKLCAPPISTESMQ; encoded by the exons ATGGTAAATTACGGTGTTTCTCGTGCTTGCGAGACCTGTAGAAAACGGCGAAAGAAG TGTGACGAGGGCCGCCCC GTATGCAGACGCTGTATAAAGGCAGGGCAAGATTGTCTCGGGTATAGGAGCCATGACGACTTACGCTTCCGCCACTATACGGCTCCTATGACTGTGCCCGTCcaatcttcctctccgccagCCCGCGAGATATCAATCATAGAGGATCCAGTTGGCTTTTTTCTTGACCAATATGTTATCTGTTCCGCAGATGCCCGAGTTTCCCGCGGATTCCTTGGTGGCTTAccatccctcctcgccaaagTCCATCATCCGTCTCCGAACCTTGTCCAAGCTGTTGAAATTGTCGCTTGGGCGACTATAGGTAATCGATTAGATCGACCTGATCTTCTAATGAACGCGAGGGAACAGTATGTCAGCATACTCGATTCCTTCCAAACCTTACTACAGTGCTGCCAGATGGGCGAACCCACCGTGGAAGCACTGGTGATTGCTATTCTACTAGGTCTGTATGAGATCGTCAGCAGCGGTGAGCCTCTTCCTGGGCAGCACAAACATGTTGCCCATGTCCGAGGGGTCTGCGCTCTGCTGCTGAACCCTAATTCCCCTTTCGATCTGCTGTCAAGCACACAGTTGTTTCAGGTAGCCAACCCTTTGCTCATTAAACGCACCCTCCAG GATGATGATAGCCCTGGCGTTCTCTGTGCACCAGCGCCTAATAATACTGTGCGGAATTTAGATTCCATTCTCATAAAGTGCCACCCACTTTTTGAACGTGCGGACACGCAGCTACAGAATCCAGAAACCACGCTTCATGAGCTGCAGGGAACCCTTGATGATGCACTTGCCATAGATGTTGCATTCTCGCATTGGAGTACCAACCAAGACACCTCATGGAAGCCTAATATAGTGGGCCATATCACCCAGAAGAATGCCGAATCTTCATCATGCCCCTTTGCTCGCGCTGGTGTAGTACATTCCTATTTCGACATATACGTTGCAGCGGTTATGAACACCTATCGGAAGACATACTTGATGTTATTGGACACCTTGATCCGCCTAACATCGCGGATAAAAGGCAGCGTTCAGACAGACGCCGTGACAAGATGGGAACGGCAGGCGCATATATTAATCAACGATATAATTGCGTCGATTCCATACCACCTTACCGATAATGTGCACGATTACGAGCGAACGATTTGGTGGTCTAATGGTTCTCCACGCATTGGCCGCGCTGTCGGAGGCTTACTACTGTTGCACCCGATATTCGTGCTGGCCACTTGCTCGATTGTGCCTTCGCCAATTCATACCTACGTGACAAAGTGTCTTGCCTGGATTGGGAAAACTATGGGCATTGGACAAGCAACGCTTATGTCAAAG CTTTGCGCGCCTCCCATATCAACGGAAAGTATGCAATGA
- a CDS encoding MFS transporter (COG:G;~EggNog:ENOG410Q1PR;~InterPro:IPR020846,IPR011701,IPR036259;~PFAM:PF07690;~TransMembrane:12 (i90-111o123-146i158-178o184-206i218-241o253-269i326-345o365-387i408-426o432-457i464-486o498-520i);~go_function: GO:0022857 - transmembrane transporter activity [Evidence IEA];~go_process: GO:0055085 - transmembrane transport [Evidence IEA]) has translation MWDIIPDSTFGQLLRLAGGTRLARYPEEQPSFQVPAGYLEPIRIHDSSSSNDGSNDDIERANKEVNVAVIGWYGEHDQDNPHNWSSGKKLWVAVLLFVYTFSVYIGSSLYTASTPDIMEIYCVSNIVASLGLTMYVLAYGLGPMLFSPLSEIPTIGRTLPYTTTYFIFVVLCIPMALVDNVAGILILRFLLGFFGSPCLATAGASYGDFYGASDMPYVIALWGGGATLGPALGPLVAGFAVEKMGWRWSSWELLWLSAPTMIIMFLAMPETSSDNILLRRAQRLRTQTGRTDIKSESEIHQSTMSPREVIFNALIKPWEINALDPAVLFSTFYTALTYGIYYSFFESFPLVYGDIYGFNLGEQGLAFLSVLSGLSVAVVLLCCYFYFIAPKQLGHLDPIPPEARIWPGLFATWLIPIGLYIFAWTANPKIHWIPSLLGIAISMCGVFIITQCMFIYLPFTYPRYAGSLFAANGFARSLLAGASILFSRPMFDAIEVSGGVTLLASSSVLCIVGIYLLYLFGARLRDRSRFPGV, from the exons ATGTGGGATATCATCCCAGACTCTACCTTTGGACAACTTCTACGTTTAGCTGGTGGCACGAGGTTGGCCAGATACCCTGAGGAGCAGCCCAGTTTCCAAGTCCCAGCTGGATATCTCGAACCAATCCGGATACACGATTCATCCTCTTCGAACGATGGGTCAAACGACGATATCGAGCGGGCCAACAAGGAAGTCAATGTTGCGGTGATCGGCTGGTACGGCGAGCATGACCAAGATAACCCTCACAACTGGTCATCTGGAAAGAAGCTCTGGGTTgcggtgttgttgttcgtCTACACTTTCTCGGTCTACATTGGCTCGTCACTATACACTGCTAGTACACCGGACATCATGGAGATCTACTGCGTCAGTAATATCGTCGCCTCGCTTGGATTGACCATGTATGTACTCGCTTACGGTCTAGGCCCTATGCTCTTCTCGCCTCTGTCTGAAATTCCGACTATCGGGCGGACACTGCCATACACCACaacttattttatctttGTCGTTCTTTGTATCCCAATGGCTCTGGTGGATAATGTCGCCGGCATTCTCATTCTACGTTTTCTCCTCGGCTTCTTTGGCTCGCCTTGCCTTGCTACAGCTGGAGCAAGCTATGGTGATTTTTATGGTGCATCCGACATGCCCTATGTAATTGCTCTATGGGGTGGCGGAGCAACTCTAGGGCCA GCTCTCGGTCCACTCGTCGCCGGATTTGCAGTCGAAAAGatgggctggcgctggagctcTTGGGAACTACTCTGGCTGTCTGCTCCAACAATGATCATAATGTTCCTCGCCATGCCCGAGACATCGTCCGATAATATACTGCTCCGTCGAGCCCAACGCTTGCGCACCCAAACAGGCCGTACAGATATCaagtcggagtcggagatACACCAGTCTACGATGAGCCCTCGAGAAGTTATCTTCAATGCTCTCATCAAGCCGTGGGAAATCAATGCTCTTGATCCCGCAGTACTCTTCTCCACATTCTACACAGCCCTAACATACGGCATTTACTACTCCTTCTTTGAGTCCTTCCCGCTCGTTTATGGTGATATATACGGTTTCAATCTGGGCGAGCAGGGCCTAGCCTTTCTCTCAGTATTGTCTGGTCTGAGCGTGGCAGTAGTCCTGTTATGCTGCTACTTCTATTTCATCGCCCCCAAACAACTAGGCCATCTCgatcccattcctccagaGGCACGCATCTGGCCGGGTCTCTTCGCGACATGGCTGATTCCTATCGGTCTATACATATTCG CATGGACCGCCAATCCCAAAATTCACTGGATACCCAGCCTTCTCGGCATCGCAATCAGCATGTGCGGCGTGTTCATCATCACCCAGTGCATGTTCATCTACCTCCCATTTACATACCCCCGGTACGCAGgctccctcttcgccgccaATGGCTTCGCGCGCAGTCTCCTGGCGGGAGCTTCGATCCTTTTCTCCCGGCCGATGTTTGATGCAATCGAGGTTTCGGGCGGTGTAACGTTGCTTGCGAGTTCGAGTGTCCTCTGCATCGTAGGTATATATTTGCTTTACTTATTCGGGGCGAGACTGCGTGACCGGAGTCGGTTTCCTGGTGTGTGA
- a CDS encoding uncharacterized protein (COG:Q;~EggNog:ENOG410PHHW;~InterPro:IPR034001,IPR043926,IPR027417,IPR003593, IPR010929,IPR017871,IPR029481,IPR003439,IPR013525, IPR034003;~PFAM:PF01061,PF00005,PF06422,PF14510;~TransMembrane:11 (o488-507i528-559o571-592i604-621o706-727i1156-1175o1195-1226i1238-1259o1265-1287i1299-1319o1394-1412i);~go_component: GO:0016020 - membrane [Evidence IEA];~go_component: GO:0016021 - integral component of membrane [Evidence IEA];~go_function: GO:0005524 - ATP binding [Evidence IEA];~go_function: GO:0016887 - ATPase activity [Evidence IEA];~go_function: GO:0042626 - ATPase-coupled transmembrane transporter activity [Evidence IEA];~go_process: GO:0055085 - transmembrane transport [Evidence IEA]) yields MSSLKVEDTTGPHESRETMVSRDSDSATTVLGEDSSPTPGQNVSRADGWTLMPQVKEQHEREVQSGFKRRELGVTWNNLSVEVVSAEAAVQENFLSQFNVPKLIGESRNKPPLRTILDNSHGCVKPGEMLLVLGRPGSGCTTLLKMLANQRLGYKSVEGDVRYGSMTAKEATQYRGQIVMNTEEELFFPSLTVGETMDFATRLKVPYRLPSGVESAEAQREETRKFLLESMGISHTVDTKVGNEFIRGVSGGERKRVSIIECLATRASVFCWDNSTRGLDASTALEWTRAVRAMTDVLGLSTIVTLYQAGNGIYDLFDKVLVLDEGKQIYYGPMTQAKPYMEALGFICRDGSNVADFLTGVTVPTERKIRSGFEARFPRNANAMLEEYDKSVVKSDMISQYDYPDSEFAKQRTEDFKQAVSEEKAKQLPRSSPFTVDFINQVKICIMRQYQILWGDKATFIIKQVSTFIQALIAGSLFYDAPNNSGGLFVKSGALFFSLLYNSLLAMSEVTDSFQGRPVLIKHKSFAFFHPAAFCLAQIAADIPVLIFQVTIFALPVYFMVGLEMDAGTFFTYWVLVFATTMAMTAVFRACGAAFKTFDDASKVSGFLISALIMYTGYMIRKPEMHPWFVWIYWIDPLAYGFDALLSNEFKGKIIPCVGTNLVPSGPGYENATTQSCTGVGGAIPGMNYVTGDNYLASLSYSRSHIWRNFGILWAWWALFVFVTIVATTRWKGSSEDGPSLLIPRESVERNRQNVRKDEESQPNEKSSKKTQEGGVQDSSEIDNQLVRNTSVFTWKDLSYTVKTPSGDRQLLNEVYGWVKPGMLGALMGSSGAGKTTLLDVLAQRKTAGTIHGSVLVDGRPLPISFQRSAGYCEQLDVHEPYATVREALEFSALLRQPRTTPREEKLKYVNVIIDLLELHDIADTLIGRIGAGLSVEQRKRVTIGVELVSKPSILIFLDEPTSGLDGQSAYNTVRFLRKLADVGQAVLVTIHQPSAQLFAEFDSLLLLAKGGKMVYFGDIGDNGSTVKDYFARHGAPCPPNANPAEHMIDVVSGTLSQGRDWHEIWKASPEHTNAKQELDRIVSDASSKPAGTVDDGHEFAMPLWQQTVIVTKRTCLAVYRNTDYVNNKLALHVGSALFNGFSFWKMGESVTELQLKLFSLFNFIFVAPGAIAQLQPMFIERRDIYDAREKKSRMYSWIAFVTGLIISELPYLVLCAVLYFVCFYYQTGLPTSSDKAGAVFFVMLLYEGLYTGIGQFISAYAPNAVFATLTNPLVIGTLVSFCGVLVPYAQIQAFWRYWIYYLNPFNYLMGSLLTFTVFDTDIKCREAEFATFDPPNGSTCREYLSGFMQGMGARANLVNPDATAQCQVCQYTRGSDYLYSLNLKDYYYGWRDTALVGLFVISSYALVYGLMKLRTKASKKAEE; encoded by the exons ATGTCTTCCCTCAAGGTCGAAGACACGACCGGGCCCCATGAGTCTAGGGAGACTATGGTGAGCAGGGATTCAGATAGTGCAACCACTGTCTTGGGTGAGGATTCCTCCCCGACTCCGGGACAAAATGTCAGCCGCGCCGACGGGTGGACTTTGATGCCTCAAGTGAAGGAGCAGCATGAACGCGAAGTGCAGTCCGGGTTCAAGCGTCGGGAATTAGGTGTCACATGGAATAACCTCAGCGTTGAGGTTGTCAGCGCAGAGGCCGCTGTCCAAGAAAACTTCCTCTCTCAGTTCAACGTCCCGAAGTTGATCGGGGAATCCCGCAACAAGCCTCCGCTGCGAACTATTCTCGACAACAGTCACGGCTGCGTGAAACCAGGCGAGATGCTCCTGGTCCTGGGTCGCCCAGGCTCAGGTTGCACGACTCTGCTGAAAATGCTCGCCAACCAACGACTCGGCTACAAGTCTGTCGAAGGAGACGTTCGGTACGGGTCCATGACGGCAAAAGAAGCTACTCAGTATCGTGGCCAGATTGTCATGAAcaccgaggaggagctgttcTTTCCGAGTTTGACCGTGGGCGAGACCATGGACTTTGCAACGCGACTGAAGGTCCCGTACCGGCTACCGAGCGGGGTTGAGTCGGCGGAAGCCCAACGTGAGGAAACCCGCAAGTTCTTGCTCGAGTCAATGGGCATCTCACACACTGTTGATACAAAG GTCGGTAATGAATTCATCCGGGGTGTTTCCGGTGGTGAGCGCAAACGTGTTTCAATCATCGAGTGCCTGGCTACTCGCGCATCTGTCTTCTGCTGGGATAACAGCACTCGAGGTCTCGACGCCAGCACCGCCCTTGAGTGGACTAGGGCTGTCCGCGCCATGACTGATGTCTTGGGCTTGTCCACTATCGTCACGTTATATCAAGCTGGCAACGGTATTTATGATCTTTTCGACAAGgttttggttttggatgAGGGAAAGCAGATCTACTACGGACCAATGACCCAAGCTAAGCCCTATATGGAGGCTCTCGGATTCATCTGCCGCGATGGTTCCAATGTCGCTGACTTCTTGACCGGTGTTACCGTTCCAACTGAGCGTAAAATCCGCTCCGGGTTCGAGGCGCGCTTTCCCCGGAATGCCAACGCCATGCTCGAGGAGTACGACAAGTCTGTGGTGAAATCAGACATGATCAGCCAATACGACTACCCTGACAGCGAATTCGCCAAGCAAAGGACAGAAGATTTCAAGCAGGCTGTTTCCGAGGAAAAAGCGAAGCAGCTGCCCAGGAGCAGCCCGTTTACAGTTGACTTTATCAACCAAGTCAAGATTTGTATCATGCGACAATACCAAATCCTGTGGGGTGACAAAGCCACGTTCATCATCAAGCAGGTGTCGACTTTCATTCAGGCTCTGATTGCAGGTTCTCTTTTCTACGACGCCCCCAACAACTCGGGTGGTCTCTTTGTCAAATCTGGTGCTCTGTTCTTCTCTCTGCTCTACAATTCCCTCCTGGCTATGTCTGAAGTGACGGATTCATTCCAAGGACGACCGGTGCTAATAAAACACAAATCCTTCGCATTTTTCCACCCCGCAGCCTTTTGTCTTGCGCAGATCGCCGCGGATATACCTGTTTTGATATTCCAGGTCACTATTTTCGCGCTGCCTGTTTATTTCATGGTCGGTCTTGAAATGGACGCGGGAACATTCTTTACCTACTGGGTTTTGGTATTCGCAACTACAATG GCGATGACTGCGGTTTTCCGAGCTTGTGGAGCCGCCTTCAAGACATTTGATGATGCGTCCAAGGTCTCGGGTTTCCTTATTTCGGCTCTGATTATGTACACTGGTTATATGATTCGGAAGCCGGAAATGCACCCTTGGTTTGTTTGGATTTACTGGATTGATCCGCTCGCCTATGGCTTTGACGCCTTGCTTTCCAACGAGTTCAAGGGCAAGATTATTCCATGTGTGGGCACCAACCTTGTCCCCAGCGGGCCGGGCTACGAAAACGCTACCACTCAGTCTTGCACTGGTGTTGGAGGTGCTATCCCTGGCATGAATTATGTTACTGGTGACAACTACCTGGCATCGCTTTCGTACAGCCGCTCCCACATTTGGCGTAACTTTGGAATCCTCTGGGCCTGGTGGGCTCTTTTCGTCTTTGTTACCATTGTCGCTACCACTCGCTGGAAGGGTTCCTCCGAGGACGGCCCATCCCTTTTGATCCCCCGTGAAAGTGTGGAACGAAACCGCCAGAACGTTCGCAAGGATGAAGAATCCCAGCCAAACGAGAAGTCCTCCAAGAAGACCCAGGAGGGCGGCGTACAGGATTCGAGCGAAATTGACAACCAGCTTGTCCGCAATACCTCTGTGTTTACCTGGAAGGATCTGAGTTATACCGTCAAGACCCCGTCTGGGGATCGTCAGTTGCTCAACGAGGTGTACGGATGGGTGAAGCCAGGAATGCTGGGCGCTCTTATG GGGTCATCTGGTGCTGGGAAGACAACCTTGCTCGATGTCCTTGCTCAACGCAAGACTGCTGGTACAATCCACGGATCGGTTTTAGTCGACGGACGCCCGCTTCCCATCTCTTTCCAGCGCTCGGCAGGTTACTGTGAACAACTCGATGTCCACGAACCTTATGCTACTGTCCGTGAGGCTTTGGAATTCTCTGCGCTTCTACGACAGCCACGCACAACACCCCGCGAGGAAAAGCTGAAATACGTTAATGTTATCATTGATCTTTTGGAACTGCACGACATCGCTGACACCCTCATTGGTCGCATCGGCGCTGGACTGAGCGTTGAACAGCGCAAGAGAGTCACCATTGGTGTCGAACTAGTGTCTAAGCCCAGTATTCTGATCTTCCTTGACGAGCCTACATCCGGCCTTGACGGCCAATCTGCCTATAACACTGTTCGCTTCCTCCGAAAATTGGCTGATGTCGGCCAGGCTGTGCTCGTGACAATTCACCAGCCTTCTGCTCAGCTTTTTGCTGAATTCGACAGCTTGTTACTCCTTGCCAAGGGTGGAAAGATGGTTTACTTCGGTGACATCGGTGATAACGGCTCAACTGTGAAGGACTACTTTGCTCGTCATGGCGCTCCTTGCCCTCCCAATGCCAACCCTGCTGAACACATGATCGACGTCGTCTCTGGGACTCTCTCGCAGGGCCGCGATTGGCATGAGATTTGGAAGGCCTCTCCCGAGCACACAAACGCAAAACAGGAACTCGACCGGATTGTTAGCGACGCATCTTCTAAACCAGCGGGAACTGTTGATGATGGACATGAATTCGCTATGCCGCTCTGGCAACAGACTGTGATCGTCACCAAGAGAACTTGTCTTGCTGTCTACCGGAATACTGACTATGTCAACAATAAGCTCGCGCTGCACGTTGGTTCTGCTCTGTTCAATGGTTTCTCGTTCTGGAAGATGGGTGAATCTGTCACTGAGCTACAACTGAAGCTCTTCTCCCTGTTTAACTTTATTTTCGTTGCTCCAGGCGCCATCGCTCAACTCCAGCCAATGTTCATTGAACGCCGCGACATCTACGACGCCCGTGAAAAGAAATCCAGAATGTACTCCTGGATTGCCTTTGTAACAGGTCTTATCATCTCCGAACTTCCCTACCTTGTCCTCTGCGCAGTCCTCTACTTCGTTTGCTTCTACTACCAAACCGGCCTCCCCACAAGCTCTGATAAAGCCGGCgctgtcttcttcgtcatgcTTCTCTACGAGGGTCTCTACACCGGAATCGGCCAGTTCATCTCCGCCTACGCGCCCAACGCCGTTTTCGCAACCCTCACAAACCCCCTCGTCATCGGAACCCTCGTCTCCTTCTGCGGTGTCCTTGTCCCCTACGCCCAGATCCAAGCCTTCTGGCGCTACTGGATCTACTACCTCAACCCCTTCAACTACCTCATGGGCAGTCTCCTTACATTCACCGTCTTTGACACGGACATCAAGTGCCGCGAAGCAGAGTTCGCTACATTCGACCCACCCAACGGCTCGACTTGTCGCGAGTACCTCTCGGGTTTCATGCAGGGCATGGGTGCCCGCGCCAACCTGGTCAACCCTGACGCTACCGCCCAGTGCCAGGTCTGCCAGTACACACGTGGAAGCGACTACCTGTATAGTCTGAACTTGAAGGACTACTACTACGGATGGCGGGACACGGCGCTCGTCGGGctcttcgtcatcagcaGTTACGCGTTGGTGTATGGGCTCATGAAGTTGAGAACAAAGGCttcgaagaaggcggaggagTAA
- the YKT6 gene encoding palmitoyltransferase YKT6 (BUSCO:EOG09264CP4;~COG:U;~EggNog:ENOG410PFNM;~InterPro:IPR010908,IPR042855,IPR001388,IPR011012;~PFAM:PF00957,PF13774;~go_component: GO:0016021 - integral component of membrane [Evidence IEA];~go_process: GO:0016192 - vesicle-mediated transport [Evidence IEA]) — protein sequence MATSTETKIVYIGILRNAQPDPIELCCERELSSYSRFTRGSISEFTTMFSKILTGHVQNNSRKEVHEKEFVFHVYSNNDGITGVAITNEGYPSRIAAGLIGKIVNEFCVDNRDAKTATGPVPFPALKEYIDKYQRPQNVDNITQITEQLEDTKVTLHKTIESLLERGEKLDDLVQKSEGLSSQSKMFYTSAKKQNSCCIIM from the exons ATGGCCACATCCACGGAAACGAAGATCGTCTACATCGGC ATTCTCCGAAACGCACAACCCGACCCGATCGAGCTATGTTGCGAGCGGGAGCTGAGCAGCTACTCCCGTTTCACCCGCGGGAGCATCTCAGAATTCACAACCATGTTTAGCAAGATCCTGACGGGGCACGTTCAGAATAACAGTCGAAAGGAAGTTCATGAAAAGG AATTTGTCTTCCACGTTTACTCTAACAATGATGGCATCACCGGTGTTGCTATCACCAACGAGGGATACCCCTCCAGAATTGCTGCTGGGCTCATCGGCAAGATCGTCAACGAATTCTGCGTCGATAACCGCGACGCAAAAACTGCGACCGGACCTGTCCCTTTCCCGGCCCTCAAAGAGTACATCGATAAATACCAAAGACCCCAAAATGTGGATAACATCACCCAAATCACCGAGCAGCTTGAGGATACAAAGGTTACTTTACATAAAACCATCGAGAGT CTCCTGGAACGTGGTGAGAAACTCGACGATCTAGTCCAGAAGAGCGAGGGTCTCAGCTCTCAAAGCAAAATGTTCTACACGagcgcgaagaagcagaactCCTGCTGCATCATCATGTGA
- a CDS encoding cell wall mannoprotein 1 family protein (COG:S;~EggNog:ENOG410PRQK;~InterPro:IPR021054;~PFAM:PF12296;~SECRETED:SignalP(1-20)) codes for MRFQPTLLLAGLGLMTTVFATPTNFIRERTLVKRDAAAIQSNIASINSKTIALADDITRYTGGDTSAIEKTSTDLVAAINAGTDVVLGGDDLTSTDALRLVDPIQTLTKNVDTTISALIDKKDPVVDAGSDPSVYDQLQGLLAAATSFADALTSKFPESLKDTADELSSGIKASIQKGIDAYAAVSTPTTTATSTTSTTSTTSTTSKTTTGTPSPTQTTTTPSPTRTPTTSGPDETGTSTPSETGTETPLPSTSDPCETGTGTLPSMSEPCETDTDNPPESTDSETVNPPGPTGGSDSGSGAGSGADSDSDSGTSSDSDAGSGSGSAGSDYGSGSGSDSDAGSGSGSAGSDYGSGSGAGSGSDSDAGAGSGSGSGAGSGSGSDSDTGAGSGSGAGSGSGSDSDTGSGSGSGSGSGSGAGSGAGSGAGSGAGSGSDSDAGSGSGSESDSGTGTSPETSEFTGAAVVNTLKPSLAGAIVIAVVVVML; via the coding sequence ATGAGGTTTCAACCaactctcctcctcgctggcCTTGGGCTCATGACAACGGTCTTCGCCACGCCGACCAACTTTATCCGCGAGCGAACACTCGTTAAACGCGATGCTGCAGCAATCCAGAGCAACATTGCCAGCATAAACAGCAAGACCATTGCCCTAGCAGACGACATTACAAGGTACACTGGCGGGGACACCTCAGCCATAGAAAAGACATCCACTGATCTTGTTGCTGCCATCAATGCTGGCACCGATGTTGTTCTTGGCGGGGATGACTTGACCTCAACAGATGCGTTGAGGCTGGTGGACCCTATTCAGACGTTGACAAAGAACGTCGACACTACCATCTCCGCCCTTATTGATAAGAAGGATCCGGTCGTCGATGCAGGCTCCGACCCATCGGTTTATGACCAGCTTCAGGGGCTGTTGGCCGCGGCCACTAGCTTTGCTGATGCTCTGACCAGCAAATTTCCGGAATCGCTCAAGGATACCGCCGATGAGTTGTCGTCTGGTATCAAAGCATCCATTCAGAAGGGAATCGATGCCTATGCTGCTGTTTCTACACCCACAACAACCGCGACCTCGACTACATCGACTACATCGACTACCTCGACTACCTCGAAAACGACGACTGGTACTCCTAGCCCAACCCAGACGACCACAACTCCGTCCCCTACTCGCACCCCGACCACGTCTGGGCCAGACGAGACAGGCACGTCCACTCCGTCCGAGACCGGTACAGAGACCCCTCTCCCATCAACCAGTGATCCCTGTGAAACCGGCACCGGGACTCTACCATCCATGTCGGAACCGTGTGAGACCGATACTGACAATCCGCCTGAGTCAACAGACTCGGAAACGGTGAATCCCCCTGGACCTACTGGCGGCtctgactctggctctggcgctggctctggcgctgactctgactccgactccgGCACTAGCTCTGATTCTgatgctggatctggatctggctctgctggctctgactatggctctggatctggctctgattctgatgctgggtctggatctggctctgctggctctgactatggctctggatctggcgctggatctggctctgattccgatgctggcgctggatctggatctggatctggcgctggctctggctctggctctgattCCGACACTGgcgctggctctggatctggcgctggctctggctctggctctgattCCGAcactggctctggctctggatctggctctggatctggctctggtgctggctctggtgctggctctggtgctggctctggtgctgggTCGGGCTCTGATTCCGACGctggctccggctctggctctgagTCTGACTCCGGGACGGGTACAAGCCCTGAAACGTCCGAGTTTACTGGAGCTGCCGTCGTGAACACCCTCAAGCCTTCCCTGGCTGGTGCGATTGTCATCGCAGTCGTTGTTGTCATGCTCTGA